The genomic stretch TTCATTGCAATGTTCGAGAGAGCCCATAAATATTTCCTAGTAATGCATTTTCCTCCAAATTTGATGTAGTAGTAAATTGAAGTAGGAGCCGGGTAGTAAGTATTTCTAttgtcataatttaaaaaaataaattaactcaacaaacatgaaatatgttttgacaaaaaagaacaacaacaaaaaaattacTATATTTCAAGCAGGAAGATACCAATTCTTACACTCTTTACCCTTCTTCAACCTCTCATCCTTGGTCAATAATGAAGAAACCATAGTAACAGTCTGCATTTACCAAAACAAAATTATAACTGTCAcactaaaattattaatatatacaaaTGAATTACCTCAGTCTCCAACTTCGTTTTAGGTCCAAGATAACAGAACTCGGGTCGTCGTAGAAAACTAAACTCACTTTCAACTATATTTTTCCTATACTAGATACAATAATAGAcattaaaatatattgaaaaaatgacaaaaaaatatatacattaagacAGAAAAACTTACAATTGATCATAGTTTGAGAAAATGTATTCTAACACTTCCCTATCTTTCGGTTTTAAAGTATTACCGAGTTTAAAATCTTCAAAGAACACAACATCATCTTGGctaataacatgttttttttaaaatagtgatgGTGAGGCTTTTTCGCTAATGGATTCACATGTcagtttttcttcttctcatatcTACATGAATTTTATCCTTGGCTTGTAAATCCAGTTTAATAAAGTGTAGTTCATCTCTCAACTCGTGTTCAATAATTGTCCTCCATTCCATTTATGATTTCATCACAAATTTCTAtacaaaaaaaattgatgaagattatcactctataagaaatattttttttaaaataataatatgtttGAAAAAATTACATGATGAAATTTTCAAAACTTTAAAATTCCTCACATTTTTAGTTTATTGAATATAAATGAACTACaaaataatttgtaataataatgttttaaagaaaaattttaaaaattggaAATTTTTAAAACCCTATAACCTTCAATATAAATTTATAACCCTAATAGTTCATATCTAAGAAGTTtgaataatttcaaattttactatggaagaaaaaaatgataatttgtttgtaataataataaagaaaaaataaataaatgagaatcTTGAATGAAACACTTtaaaatatcttgagttttttcaTCAAACACGTAAAAAAAACTATTCTTATGGGTTTTTACTAAAAAAATTTTTTAAGAGAAAtaagattttcatttttttttaatttcaaatcctacaGAACAAATAAAATAAGTTggaatttttttggaaaaaaaaaactctagtagtgaatttcgaaatatcaaattggagaaatagatgataatttttttgtaaaaataaagaaagcacaaaaaTAATTGAAAATCTTGCAAAaaacactatgaaaaatctagagctttttcatcaaacattttttttttaaaattgttctTGTGGGATTTTAgtaaacaagtttttcaagagaaataagatttagtcatcttttttaatttcaaatcctacatgacaaataaaactaagttggattttttttaaaaaaaagctcTAGTAGTGAATTTCCAAATATGAAAttgaagaaatagatgataatttgtttgtaaaaataaagaaagcacaaaaatgattgaaaatcttaCAAAGAACACTGTGAAAAATCTAGAGttttttcatcaaacactttaaaaaaaattcttgtaggtttttactaaacaagtttttcaagagaaataaaatttactcatctatgtgaatttcaaatcttacataacaaaaaaaaaagttggaatttttttgaaataaattgaaaatttacTAGTGATTTTCAAAAATGGCATAAACTTGGAAATCTTACTTAAAAACACTTTCAGAATTTGGAGCTTCtttaataaataagttttttaagatgagtaaattttgtataaaattatatataatatatataaaatttgaaatatgCATCATTAATTAGCCAACTAATTGTAGTTGGCAAGAAAAAAGTCATTAATGCATAATGAATAAATCTGGAAAGAACATGGAATGAATAATGAATTAAATGAATGGAAAAGGAATGAAGATATGGAATCTTGGAATAAatcttaaataataatttttttaattatttaattaaattaaaaggtgACTGTCATGTCAGCAGGTAGCCCATTACcaagtttaaaaaaaatcaaagataacATTAATTAACATCTTTAAATGTGGAtcaatagatcttaatcctatgACTATTAATTGACAACCCATCTATGGGAAAAAAACTCAATCATCCTTAAGAatgaactcatatatatatatatatatatataaattataagtTGTTACTAAAGCTATATTAGTGACAATTTAAGATTCTTATGTACTTATCACATCCTCCTCTGACCTCTCAAGTGATTGTTTTCTACATTATATTTTACATCATATTTTGACCCTTAAATCAgaagacctattaattatgacttcttatgaaaagaattatataagccttctttataattatggtgtgtttctaaacttagaaaaatgagccatctttattattttctaagtgtgtttctaattatcctatatgacttaattctcaggctcgaaactcatcgttgttccaaagttaaccatactgagggagggctgggatcagtaaaatcattcccactactatggccccctatctctcaatatagagaacctagttcattgatttgtatccaccctcaccgaacttagtcattatttattaaatttattatttattattattgcaaaaataaatcaaactcatacatgtcatcaaaataacaatgatattaatttggaaaaacgttttcactaagtacaatcataaaggaaaaataataaataaaataaataaataaactaatctattctaaaaatcgagatcttctacatcagatccttcatctaacatatcatcatctatctcttcataatcatcattttcgtgaaCCTCAAAAATTCCTCTTGGAAGATTTGTAAAGATTATATTCTTTTGCtcttgtgtgaattggaattccatcttagatgtAAATcttattatgagaaaataatatctcctaTGCGGTGGTACTTCATCctcaacatctattgtctcccatatttattccaaagcagcaattacaaaaggaaaatctctaaaaaaaggctaattactaaaatatattgctccgtagctctcatcaatatttgcttagttgtttggagatgaactatttgattatggaataaaagaaatctccgagtgagtctctccaatattcctattgtatttcttggttctctaatcctttttaaggctttaatggctcggatatcgttacatgataaagctccatccatatcttaacgaaaacataagactaaaatattagctataacacataaacataataactaaaacataaatatttacattggcagttagattcggagcttgagcatgtgtatcaaggagaattttatgtaaatggaccgttgctctgataccaactgtaacgacctaactatctatgagacttaggtcattaaaTCTATTAGACCTAACTACAACTTTAGAGAAAACAtccataagaaaattcataactttattgaaaactttaaagataatatttgtaatacataaatgagcttattattttaaaataaaacataactttaaataagattgtttacaaagctaaatgcggaaaaatacataaaaatgtaatttaaagaaACTAAAACAATAAACGTTGTTCTCGAATCGACactcagcccatccactccattcacctccatacacacaccaagcttccaagaatccttccgcctttgcatctattttcctgcattacactaaaagaaaaggattgagcctaatgcccagcaaagaaaaacTACTaatcaacataaacatatacataaagttataacataacatatactataaatatATCATACATATACCATAAACATATGACCATAAAAATGTACACCATATAAGattatactaataatggccattatgacatgtgataaaccatctacgtcccctgtctaatatttgaggtaggttagatcacatgtggtgtatgataacccatctaggtcctctctctcatatttgaggtagggtaaatcataacataacatattaaaacataaacttatcataacatattataaataacataacatatcatacaaacatacaagatctagcctattttccttaccaaaatcgggaTATGAGAATTAATGCGAGACGTGGAACACTCTTAAAACCAGcaatagaatagtgagtatttctaaaggaaagagatgaaaagaatagaaataaaccaccaagagaaaacttaccgaaaagacaccttaagttcaaagaacttaaaaacttaaccacaaaaccataacaaaagttagaacctgaatgaaaactaaagaaactaaggaatcaaaagaattgaacttaagaataagggtacctttgttaaccttatggattggcctaactacaataccgaaacactctaatccttacttcccaagtgtttgataaagcttaagaatgataaagcttttttctttcccaacccaagtgtatcactcttatggtctcactagcaccttggagtctgatcacaactgaagagtaagtgaaagggttgggtactaggtcctatttatagaggtaaggagtgaaactaaccccatttggatttgaataaaaataatgaatttaattgaagataattgaatATTAGTCAATCAGAGGCTAaaaactcggtcaaaactaacagaggtaagtctaaggagtcaaaggtggtttttaaaaattaaaaaaaaaaaaatatggacgatatatcgcccctatgtagcgatatatcggctgccccTAGTTCCGAGTCTTcattcgtacgatcgtgcaatgccaatgtgttttccgtattcagcgtcaggcgatatatcggctctaatgctgcaatatatcggcatacgtgattattttaaacacgtaattgcactttttcagcataattaaggttggataactactttgactgagtcaaactacgatcctaacagtttctggtgaagactaagtcttatattcccttattttatcattaaaataataattcattaataatcatgcttatgacaagtgtcataatcctattggctctatttaaaccttaggttataataattatcatatttataaccagcaatattaatcaaaccttatgttataattaatattcttaaactataggttaaacttataaaattcataactattcctaggagtttccaactaagtcctggtttgaaccaaaatccacgaaatttaaaatactacaactactactagctagctaactaagtaaacattctgagaCTCTacattagaataatatcatattaaacatataatataatctactgtcaattagcaacaaattgttttttttttaaattagcaagaaacttaaatttaaaatccatgtataatatttaatattatattaaatatataatatataatgtcttgttgtcactctcaaattaaaatactagaacaaacataaacttaaacaaaaataaataaattatttaattaaaatatgatatttatttaaaatttatatgacattaatataaatttaataaaaataattaataaattctataaataaaactaaacaaacgtgcatactgcacgttgcttgtatctagtatatttttttatattccaAAACTTGACATTAGAATTCGTTAACCAATACACTTAGTTAATGAGGTGTACTTTTTTGTTACTTTTCTGTTAAGACTTTAACCTCTTTTGGTTAAGTCTATTAATGCTGGTCTCCTTGTAAACTCTTTGTATGTAAATAAGATTTACCTTTAACCTTGATTATCATTGAATCAAGGTGTTTCTCTCACATACTTTCTGTTTCTAACTTGATATTAGAACCAGGAGATCCCTAATTTTTCTTCTTGAGCTCCTTACTTCTCATCCATGACAGGCACAATCGGTGCCCCTGAAACCACTACTGCTCTACTACTCTTTCGGCGGCCTCGAGTTCCTCTGTCCTCACCGCTCAACAACAATAGTTCATTGCGTTATCCTAGGCTATAAACCATGCCCTCCCAATTCGTCTCGATCGCACAAATTTCCTTCTTTGGCATCATTAAACGGAAAATGTCATTTATGCCAATGGCCTTGAAGATTATCTAgcttctttttttcctttttgaaTGGTAAAGGAGATTATGCTTTTGAGGTAAaatgttgtaatttttttcttcatattatttatgTGAAATGTTGATGTATGTGGCctatctttaaagtttttctttcCACGTCACTTATATTTTTTTGCTGAGTTACTTTGTTAGGTTAATAAATGAAATGGTGAAGCAATTTTCATAGTTCATCTTTTATCATCAAATGTTCAAGTAatggtttattttatttttgttgtgcaTTCTCTAACTTTGTATCGTTTTATGTCTTCTAATTATATTTATGAGAACAATGTACCCTTTGTTCCAGCAATTTATGACTTGTTAAGGTATTATACATGCCATAACAATGATTAGGAATGAAGACTTATGCTGCAAAAAGAGGAGTGGGCATGCCTAATCTTTGAAAGATGACCAATGTTCttatatttttgtctaaaaataaCCAAAGAGATGAAGTCAAATGATTTGGATGTTGATATGTTATGTATTTTCATTTTACTACCTTCTTTCGTGAACATTATGAAGTAGTTAGATGGTATCAATTTGCTCAATTATGAAGCTCTCGTGCATGTTGATCGAAGAGTGTGACTTGTGTTGGAGCCATCTGTAGGAGTATTTGATGACTTTTTCTGGCATGTTTTGTTTAGCATGttataagcttttttttttttatatataaggtGATGTTTGGTTGGGGTGATAgaatatatatcatttttttctaTTTCTGTATTTGGTTGCTTTATAAAACATTTGAATATCATTCCAACAAAATAAGTTCTCCTTCATTTTATTATATTctattcatattattattatcattgcCATTCCTATTTCATTGGTTTCATTAATTCCAACCAAACGTACCTAAGAGAAGTACAAGTCTTGGCTCTTTCCGGCAACATGCTTTGGGCTCTTGATCTTGGTTTTTATGTCTCCACCTTAGAAAAGGATGCTGAGGTAATGATTTTTTCAGCTCTGTCTCAGCATTTGGTATTTTCTCAGTAGAATTTTTTCAGATACCTTAGGAACTTGTTAGCTAAGGAcaactaaaattgaaaaaaaataaaataaaatacagaaAGTAACAAAGAAtgttttttctcttaaaaaaatgCCACAGAAAAAGAAATATGGAGTCTAAATTCATGCAGAAATATGGAGTTGGGCTTTAGTTTTGTTTTCTGGGCTGAGCCCACACCTAAAACAAGAACTTGAAGTAGAATTTGAGTAAATGTTAACATAAATATGGGAATCTTAAATAAACTTTAAATATATAtggacaaaaaaataattaagccAAATATGGTAATACACGgttaatacaaaataataaatatggaATTCCCATAAACTAAACTAACAGATTCCCATAATTTTCTCACCCACTGCCAATCAAGAAAATTTTTGTATGGTACAGCAATTCATCGATCATTTTTTCCGATCACAGCTTCATATTCTCCATTCTTTCCGATCACAGCTTCATATTCTCCATTCTTTCCGATCAAAATCCGATCAAGAAGTGATAGCTGCTACTCTCATCATCGTCTCCGATCTGGCTGCTACTCTCATCATCGTCTTCTTTCTCCAGTCATcaaattaaaaattcaattgaatttgagatcttcttcttcttcttctccggcAGATCTTCTTCTCCGATTACATCCCCTGCTTTTACGTTCGTTCACATCAGCAAACGCATAAATCCATCAACTTCTCTGATTTCTCAAACAGGTAAGCAAATCTTTCTTCAAATATACGACATGCAAAATATTTACACAAATAATCTGCAAATTACTTCCTGATAAAATTCTTGACTCAAACTACTTGTTTCAAGACTTTTTTAATTACAAACGTGAAACCAGTTACACACACAAAAACAGAATTTAATGcaacataaataaatatggaAACTGGAAAATAGTTCTCGATTCAGAAAAAGAAACCAGTTACTaaaataatttcaacattaataatattcaTTCACTAACACAACCAGATACATTTTAAACATCACTAAAAATTATGTTGGGCTATATTGCAGATATGGAGACCATAATGACATTGATTCGATTTGGAGGAAAATGGACAGATAGATATCCGTATGATGAGTACACCATGACTGGACTGATAATACCAACAAATTGTTCTCTAAACAATTTGGTTCATTTAGTGAAAACTGAAATAAAAtgcaatattcaaaatattgagcTGAGTTACCAGTTATCACCAGGTATGCCACCAATGAAATTACTCACTGACAATTCAGTCCTATTCTACATTGAgctgaaaaagaagcaaaatgaAGTAACTGAGCTACCACTATGCATCACCACTGTTGATCAAACAATAGCTGAAACTGTTCAACACACTACATATGaagaagaaacacaaaaacagaaCCCAGATTTAGAAAAGCTAGTTCTTCAACTAAACAACGAGCAATCAGCTACAGAATTACAATATCACGAAGCAACCTACACCagaaataaccaggtacaaacCTTCCCAAATACTACAGACATAGCTGATGATGTAGCAGAATTTATCATAGAGAGAacagaagaaaacaaaagaaaaagaaaataagaaacaGAAATTATAACTGATCATAAAATTTTCAAAGTTGAAGAAGGCCAGATTTATAAGGACAAAAAGCTCTTAAAATTTGCTCTATGTTATTATGCTATGATCCACAACTTCcaattcaagacaaaaagatctGAACCAAGAGAGTACCTGGTAACCTGTGTGGATgacaattgtaactggttacttagagcTTCAAAGTTCAGGAAAACAGAAACATTTAAAATCAGAAAGTATGTAAAAACTCACACCTGCTCCTTGGATATCATTATGGAAGACCACAGGCAGGCTAATTGCAATGTCATTGGGGaactaataaaatcaaaatacatGTCAATAAAGAGAGTACACACACCACATGACATAATCAACGACATGCTAGATGATTTTGGTGTTTCAATGGGGTACCAAAAAGCCTGGAGAGCAAGAGAAAAAGCTTTAGAATTGGCAAGGGGAAACCAAGATGATTCATACCAAAAACTTCCCATCTACCTTCACATGCTAAAAGTAtcgaacccaggtacaattacacACCTGGTTACAGACAATACAGATCACTTCAAATATATGTACCTAGCATTTGCAAATTCCATCAAAGGATGGAAACACTGTAGGCCAGTCATTGTGATAGATGGAACTTACTTGAAGACATCATTTGGGGGaactttattcactgcttcaacaaTTGATGCTAACAACAACATATTCCCATTAGCCTTTGGAATTGGAGACTCTGAAAATGATTCATCATGGTTATGGTTTTTCACAAAGCTAAAGGAGACATATGGAGAAAGAGAAGGTACGATTTTCTTCTTTATATTCTTATTGAAACAAACTAAGCTCATAAAATTATCAGTTTAATAATAATCCAGCAATAAAATAGAGAAAacagtgtaaaaaaaaaaaataacagtcATATAAATTAATGAAACCAGTGACTCAGTTAATACTTAATAACCAGTTACTCCATTGTGATTTTGCAAAACAGGTATGGCAATCATTTcagacaggcataaaagcatagAAAATGCTATAGACCATGTATACCCAAAAGCTTTCCATGGAGCATGCATATTCCACCTGTTAAACAACATCAAAGTCAATTTTGGTGTCCATGGGGAGGACCTAAACCTAAACTTTGTCAAAGCAGCAAAGGCATACAGGGTACAATCATTTGAGCATTACATGCATGAAATAGACAAGATTGACACACGCATAAGACCGTATTTACAAAAAATTGGATATTCAACTTGGTCTAGATGCCATGCTCCAACAAGAAGATATACAATGATGACATCAAATATAGCTGAATCAATAAATGCTGCATTGAAAGCTGCAAGAACGCTGCCAATCACTACAATGATGGAGGGCCTTCGAAGTTTAGTTCAAAAATGGGTATGGAAAAATGGTAACAAAGCAAACGGAACATTCACACAAGTAACAACAGATACTGAA from Humulus lupulus chromosome 5, drHumLupu1.1, whole genome shotgun sequence encodes the following:
- the LOC133834814 gene encoding protein FAR1-RELATED SEQUENCE 5-like, coding for MIHNFQFKTKRSEPREYLVTCVDDNCNWLLRASKFRKTETFKIRKYVKTHTCSLDIIMEDHRQANCNVIGELIKSKYMSIKRVHTPHDIINDMLDDFGVSMGYQKAWRAREKALELARGNQDDSYQKLPIYLHMLKVSNPGTITHLVTDNTDHFKYMYLAFANSIKGWKHCRPVIVIDGTYLKTSFGGTLFTASTIDANNNIFPLAFGIGDSENDSSWLWFFTKLKETYGEREGMAIISDRHKSIENAIDHVYPKAFHGACIFHLLNNIKVNFGVHGEDLNLNFVKAAKAYRVQSFEHYMHEIDKIDTRIRPYLQKIGYSTWSRCHAPTRRYTMMTSNIAESINAALKAARTLPITTMMEGLRSLVQKWVWKNGNKANGTFTQVTTDTETVLRENFIRAIKFQVFPVNTILYQVVVEQKGNFLVNLMEKTCECKRFQQDEIPCAHAIAVFAKTRLKTYDYVADYYKTTTMKATYDSTVHPLPNEGEWTLPETLNIIVLPPKSRKPPGRPRRKRIRSRGEPKVQIKCGRCAQQGHNRKTCRNEPIPKLRNTTKSKKIDK